One genomic window of Glycine soja cultivar W05 chromosome 9, ASM419377v2, whole genome shotgun sequence includes the following:
- the LOC114368610 gene encoding endoplasmic reticulum oxidoreductin-1-like, with product MVKAEIEKKGCSTRRWLWLVMALVAVFVAMAMSSRTSPKALFGAIDRACPCARGTPKYSGMVEDCCCDYETVDRLNEEVLHPSLQELVKTPFFRYFKVKLWCDCPFWPDDGMCRLRDCSVCECPESEFPESFKKPDHRLSMTDLVCQEGKPQAAVDRTLDSKAFRGWTEIDNPWTNDDETDNDEMTYVNLQLNPERYTGYTGPSARRIWDAVYSENCPKYPSQELCHEEKILYKLISGLHSSISIHIASDYLLDEATNLWGQNLTLMYDRVLRYPDRVRNLYFTFLFVLRAVTKASDYLEQAEYDTGNPNEDLTTQSLIKQLLYNPKLQAACPIPFDEANLWKGQSGPELKQKIQQQFRNISAMMDCVGCEKCRLWGKLQVLGLGTALKILFSVDGQENSSHTLQLQRNEVIALTNLLNRLSESVKFVQEMGPTAERIMEGGHFSAHTRTLISSWKKIWSYVSKT from the exons ATGGTGAAAGCGGAGATTGAGAAAAAGGGTTGCAGCACAAGACGATGGCTTTGGCTTGTGATGGCTCTCGTCGCCGTGTTTGTTGCCATGGCCATGTCTTCCAGAACCTCTCCAAAAGCTCTGTTTGGAGCCATTGATAGAGCTTGTCCGTGTGCTCGG GGCACACCGAAGTACAGTGGCATGGTGGAAGATTGTTGTTGTGATTATGAGACCGTGGATCGTCTTAATGAAGAAGTGTTGCACCCCTCCCTCCAGGAGCTCGTGAAGACCCCTTTCTTTCGATATTTTAAG GTGAAGTTATGGTGTGACTGCCCTTTCTGGCCTGATGATGGCATGTGCCGGTTGCGGGACTGTAGTGTGTGTGAATGCCCTGAAAGCGAGTTCCCCGAATCATTTAAGAAGCCTGACCATCGCCTTTCAATGACTGATCTTGTTTGTCAAGAAGGAAAACCTCAGGCAGCTGTTGACCGTACTTTAGACAGTAAAGCTTTCAGAGGATGGACAGAAATAGACAATCCATGGACAAATGACGATGAGACTGACAATG ATGAGATGACATACGTGAATCTTCAACTGAATCCCGAAAGATATACTGGTTATACTGGTCCATCAGCAAGAAGGATATGGGATGCTGTCTACTCAGAGAACTGCCCCAAAT ATCCATCTCAAGAGTTATGCCATGAGGAAaagattttgtataaattgataTCCGGTCTTCACTCCTCCATATCAATTCACATAGCTTCTGATTATCTACTTGATGAAGCCACAAATTTG TGGGGCCAAAATCTTACTTTGATGTATGATCGAGTCCTAAGATACCCTGATCGTGTCAGAAATTTGTATTTCACTTTTCTCTTTGTTCTGCGAGCAGTAACCAAA GCTTCAGATTATCTGGAACAGGCAGAGTATGATACCGGTAACCCCAATGAGGACCTTACGACACAATCCTTGATAAAACAGCTACTTTACAACCCCAAGCTTCAAGCTGCATGTCCAATTCCGTTTGATGAAGCTAATTTGTGGAAAGGCCAAAGTGGACCTGAGCTAAAACAGAAAATTCAACAACAATTCAGAAACATCAG TGCAATGATGGATTGTGTAGGATGTGAGAAATGTCGATTATGGGGCAAACTTCAGGTTCTTGGTCTCGGAACTGCATTAAAGATTCTCTTCTCTGTTGATGGTCAAGAAAACTCGAGTCATACA CTGCAGCTGCAAAGGAATGAGGTAATTGCATTGACGAACCTTCTCAATCGACTCTCAGAATCTGTCAAATTCGTCCAAGAAATGGGACCTACAGCTGAAAGAATCATGGAAGGAGGACATTTTTCTGCTCATACAAGAACATTGATTAGCTCATGGAAAAAAATTTGGTCCTATGTATCTAAAACTTAG